In the genome of Naumovozyma dairenensis CBS 421 chromosome 7, complete genome, the window TTTCCATTGATCAATGAtactttttattattataataattatcgCAATGATCCCGAGATTAATGATCAATTCATGGGACATTGTACATGGAATCTTATTATTCAACCAACTACAACTACCAGCACAATTAAACatattaataacaaatCAACCACCGCaacttcttccttttcattaGACGCATTCTTAATTAATACAATGATTTCTAACTTACAATTGGATTCTCAATATCTTTTAccaaaattcattataaaATTAGCAAATGGTAATACAAAAACATTAGATAGAATGTTAAATTGGGCCATCTTGcaatttaataaatcacataattcattaatgcCATTCCTTTATCCTTTCGAAAtgtggaaaaaaaaaatatctaaacatttaaattatattttaaattctcATGGTATAAATATTAACTTAATTGAACCACAAACATTATTAGCAATATTACTTATTATACAATTTAATTGGTCTTGTATagatcaagaaaaattgttcccaatattgaaaattgtcgctattgtttcaaatcctaatattaatatattacaaTTGACATTATTGGGTACATTTTATTACATGACAATCACAGATGATTTCGCTTCCTCTCTATCCCCTTTTTTATCCCCTTCCAAATCTAAACATATTAAAAACGCTCCAactgaattattaaatcttTGTTATTCACAAGTTTTAAATTTAGCAATATTCATCAATCgtaataatttgaaagtttATGGTGACTTATTTTTAACAACAGAtcataacaataaaaataaagaattatctattataaattttatCACTTTTTGGATATTCCAATTCTTAGATTCATGGTGGAGATTCATCCAAGGATTACCCAAAGTGAATTTCCTCATTGAAGAATTCCATCCAAGAACAatagaatcattaaatataCCTTCATTGAAACCATTCTCGTTATTGACTCAATTATTTTGTGGAATATTTGATGGCTCAAACTTATTACATATCTTATCCAAAGGTGGTAGAACATTATTAAGAGAaacattattgaaatttaaagaaagtttggaaaatttaaaCCTTTATCATAAACTGATTGATCATGAAGAATTTATGGATAATgattcatatataataacaaataaattatatttggaaaaatctGATCATATAGAAATTCATTTAActttatattatttgactCTCCTTTTAATTTCCAATACcaaattgattcaaaaaaatttagaagaacaagaaggGGAAcatgatgaagaaaaattatctttagaaatattatcattgtATTATCTTCTATTAATtgattccaattcatttaatattcCTCAAAATTTTAACATTTTACATGTCTTaccattgaataatatcGAAATCATTAACCtttgtttgaaaaatttaaatactTGGGCAATCAAAACTGCAAATGATGATCATTCCACTATTACTGAAGTcaataaaagaatatccactggtaataatttagGACGAgataaattcaaacaatTACAAACTTTTTTAAAACAATGGTGTCAAATATGGTATTTCAATGATCGGgaacaaaataatgaattcatgaaagaattagagaaaaactttaatttcaaattatctCATAACACAAAACCAACAAAACAAAGTTCTGCTGATACAACAAACACAGATAATGATAGGTTTTTAAGTtttatgaatttgaataattcagaatatattgaatctATTAATAAGATCAACAATGCTGATGATTCACCTCAAAATTCTACATCTAAAGAACCTACCACGGCCCAAGGAATCAATACCATATCGAACACTAAATTATTTGCAATGCTAAACTCCTTACctaatcatcatcatcatcatcatcataataataatactaataataacaatacttCAAATATAAACGTAGTTGATCCATATAAAATGAGTTCACAAACTCCTAAATTATCTACATCTGTTAGTAATTTCTATCATTCTGATCTACACAATggtaacaataacaataataataatacaggTATGAACTTGTTTGGAACTCAAATGAACCAATTCCAAAAGAATATCAACAGTACCGTTCttaacaacaataacaatactactactactgataataataatgaaagtAACGCAATGCCCCAACAATCAGGGATCaataaacttttcaatCCAGCTATGAGTTTCAACATATTACAAGATGACGAGACAGATGAAGGTTATGCAGAAGATATAGAATCTGATGATAATGACTACAAGCCATTAGAATTCAAGTTTACCACAAAACGCTTATCAACTACCAGCAACAATAACGATAACCCTACTaaggataataataatattaataataataataatcgtgatgaaataaaattggatcaatttcaaagtgatcatatcatattaaGCTCTGAAAATTACACCACAACTGGATCACCCGTAATAAAACAAGGTAAAGGTGGAGGCGTAtccattgaagaattattagcCAATGAAAGTAATTTACCCTTAACAAGAACTAAttcattaagaaattatttacTTGATAACAATTTTAGTAGAATACATTctcaattattaatattgcCACCCCCACCCGCACCGCCTCCAGCACCAGCACCAGAACATGAACATGAACATGAACTGTCGTCCGTACGGCAATcacaaacaataataaatgataatattcaacaacaacaacaacccTCGGGAACAAATGGGAAGGTGGATCATGTTATACAACGATCACCTGCTGTTGTTAATACTCCAAGAATTGGCATTCAAAGCTTTTCTAACCTATTTTCATTAGAATCTCCTAAAGGTTAGAATACAAAACCTCCATTTCACAATGGAAGAAACCTTGTTATACtacatatattttaatattcttaCATTCTGACATACACTTATAAAGACATGATATTTTCTCCTCCTACCATTTcttgtattatattactGCCAGTACTTGAATTATGAGACGTCTTAGAGGGCTATCGTATCTGTGACACCATTTCCTGACACCTACCACCGGAGATGTAACTTCTGGTGAAAAGTTTGGAACGGCATTATTTTTGAGGCGGCGGCGGCGACGGCAGCAACAATAGTGTTGCAACACCCAGACCCCGCTGTCAATTAGTGAGTCATTCACGGCCTCTGAAGAAAAACAGCACACTCGCTGCTGCTCCTGTTGATGATGCTCGCCGTCCTTATCACTTAACGGTCGACTTTTCGTTCTTTGTCCTTTTCCTCCATGTATAAAAGCCGAGCAAGTTTGTTTCGTTAAAGGAAGTTTATTCCTGGCCTCTCTCTCTTTATCCCTCTCTCAAAACTTGTCCTTTAAGTACAGTCAACAACGAAGCTAAACTGACAGCGTCTCAAATTcacaataatattaataataataataataataataataataataataataataataataataataataataataataataataataataataataattacaaaataataacagcaCAATGACTACTGAttacaataacaataacatcCGCCATCTAATCTCTATCAAAGATTTGTCTGACgaagaatttaaaatacTAGTTGACAGAGCTCAACATTACAAACAGATCTTCAAATCAAATGACACCACAGAATTCCAAAAGAATCATTTGAAACTACTTGGCAGAACAATCGCTCTAATCTTCACCAAGAGATCCACCAGAACAAGAATCTCCACTGAAGGTGCTGCTACTTTCTTTGGTGCTCAACCAATGTTTCTGGGTAAAgaagatattcaattagGTGTCAATGAATCATTTTACGATACCACTAAAGTCGTATCATCCATGGTTTCATGTATTTTCGCTCGTGTTAATTCTCATGATGACATCAAGGCTCTTTGTAAAGATTCTTCTGTACCAATCATTAACTCCCTATGTGATACTTATCATCCATTACAAGCTATCTGTGATATGTTGACCATTAGAGAACATCTAGGCGACAAGAAGGACAAATTAAAAATCACTTGGATTGGTGACGCTAATAATGTCATTAACGATATGGCCTTGGCTGCTATGAAATTAGGTATGGACGTTTCCATTGCTACTCCAAATGGTATCGAAATGGATCAATTTATAGTCGATGCTGCCTCTGAAGTATCCAAGAGAAACGGTACCAAGTTAGAATTGACTCATGATTCTAAAGCTGCCTCTAAGGGAGCTAATGTGTTGGTTACTGATACTTTCGTGTCAATGGGTGAAGAATACGCTAAAGAGGctaaattgaaacaattcaGTGGGTTCCAAATCAATCAAGAATTGGCGGATTTggctgatgatgattttagATTCATGCATTGTTTACCAAGACACCATGAAGAAGTTACTGATGATGTGTTCTATGGTAAGCATTCTATTGTCTTTGATGAAGCTGAAAATAGATTGTATGCTGCTATGGCTGCCATTGACGTTTTCGTCATTAATAAGGGTAGTTTCAATGACTTGAAATGATATCATACccaataaacaaaaatagCATCTTTAATATCCCTACTCCACCTCAAACCAGCAtgtgataatgataaaactATTAATACACGTAAATAGATAGActgtatatatatgataaaaACCGATTCAACGTATTTATTTTACTATACCATTTTGATTcgttttattttctatcTAATAATCTATAGAAAAAGgtcaaaataataataattatccacgcttttcaaaaaatctATAAATGAATGACTACATTGGCTAGGAATGGCTTGAGATTATCCCCAAATTCTAAAATTTGGATTGATGCATCACGGCCACCTTCTTCCTCGGCAACTTTCATACACAAAGTATTGGAATAAACTGCTTtgatttcatcatctaatcTACCGATAGTAATATGAGGTATCTCATTCGCACATTTCAATTTACTGACTGGTTTCCCCTGAGAATCAACGACACAATCTTgatcattatcatcttcatcggAAATCATTAGTTtaacaataatagtaacaattttttcatcCCAACATAATCTATCGAACTTAATCGATACTTTATCATCACTTTTAATTGACTTCAATGTGGCCTTATCAATCTCTTCATCATTGgcatattttttcaataattttgtGTAAtgttttttataatttttccataTTTCTTGATCTTTTGCACTTCCTCTCTTACTTTGAGCCACATGACATAAAGTTACATGGAAATcgttttgaaatttattttcattgaacAATTTATCAATAGATAGTTTAAATTCCCCCGATATTTCATTCGAATGAAGTTCAACTActtttttgatttcttcCTTCACTCTATTCATATCATCGACGTTTATATCTGCTGAAAAATATACTGGTAATAacctttctttcttttcctttagATTATTATCAGGACGATTATTCACGTGCAATTCTTCTCTAACAGGAAGTTTGACGGAAAGACTCTTTTGGAAACTTTCTTCTATAATCTTATCATCAGGAATGTATGGAATCAACACGGGAAATGTTTTATGTATTTCTTCTAGGATTAATTTACTATTCGCTAATGAAGAATCCTTCCCATTTATGTTCAAGTTAATCACaagatcaaataaattGTCTGGTGATTTAGATTCATCAACTGGTTGAAATCTTTTCCAAAATCCACTCATTATACCAATTACTTTTGGTTTCCCCAACTTATCTATTTTTATCGTTTGATGATTATTACCACGATCGAGAACTCTATCAACCGTCAAggttttaatttcatcaaacGCATCATATGAAACAAATGATAAtccaataattttaatattggTATCATAAGACAAATAATCCtctttaaattcttcaacccattcaaataattgtTTACGTTCCCttatttgatgattatTTCTATCAACAAACACACATTTCATATCAGGATGGGATAACAATTCCAACGAATTCTTAATCAATTTAGCTTTATCTTTCCCCTtgatatcatcattttgaatatgACCCCAGGAGTTAGGGAATAAATTTGTTAATGTATTGGCAACTGTAGTCTTACCACATCCAATAACAGATATGGggaaaatcaaaaatttcGTACGTTCATCTACTCTTTCATAATCAatagaatttttcaattctaattcttttagTCTGGaatgattcaaaatttcCATACCTGTCATACCATACGATTTTAAAAACAAATTCcttaattcaattatatgGAACCctttcaaatattcttcaCATAATTTAGAGTCTTTAGCAAGCAATGGGATGACAAaatctaaatatttattggtaataaatttatgtttcctaaatttaaaaatcCTTGATTTACTAGTGATATAATCTTTAGTCACTTCTCTCCATTGTCTATACATTAAATATGGTTCTTCGAATTTGAACTTGAAGAAAAACGTTTCTCCAGTAATACCTAATTTACTTCTAATGACAAACCCTTCCAATTCCTCACCATTGAAGGAGCCTCTAGTCGCACAATCCTCTAAGAATTTTCTTAATGAAGTTACGTCATTTTTGATGAAACATTCGATTTCCTTAAACCCATATTTCCTACTGAACTCAGAGACTCTATCCATATCTAATGTCTTAAACGTTGGttgattcaaattcaaCCCATGTAAATATAGTCCCGCTTTATCATTCTTATACTCCAAGATATgttcttcaaatgaatcATCACAATATTCAGCAACAGCAGTAAGGTTTTCCCTATATAGGTGAGTAGCCAATTCTTTCGAACTAACCCCCCTCTCTTTCAACTGTCGTAAAAGAAACTTTTCTCCTGCTTCAGCATGATTTCTATCAGTATCATCTCTTGGACCAACACTATGTTTCGAGCAGACCACTAATGATCCATCTTCCAAACcagaaatgaaaataatacatcCATTAGCCTTGATAGTAACTTCATAGGGACCCAttgtattttcttcaatcCAATCCCATCTAGTAAAActcatttcattaatattgaaaaatttatcataacCTCTCGCAACAATAACTGGATATGGCGAAGAGGAATCATCTTGTAAGATGAATAAACCTCTAGCTTTACATGGTAAAGTAATGTTATTCTTACCATAATCCCACTCGTTAAATTTCCAACTAACAATCTGACGTGGATCAGTTGAGGAGAGTTGACAAACTCTTTTGATTGCTCTTCCTCTTGTTTTGGACAATTCGGTGGATTTCTCTAATGCATCGACTAAAGCTGTAACATCACGAGTGTTTTCCAACTCCATTTCTTGGCAATATGAGAATGAACAGGTGAATAACGACcgtagtaataataaaaataatccTTAATACTATCTAATGGATCCTTTTCGTTAGCTCTTTTGACCATCTTCGTTAATAtctttgtttgtttttaaagatttttcCAACTTTCTCgatgttttgaaaaattcactTCTGTCACTTCTACTACAAAGGAATTGGATATGTAAATGATAAAGGGGAAAGAACTAATCATTACAATTCCAAAGAGAAGTGACAAAAGAGAGCAACTAAAATAGGTGTATCACACTATCACTCACAATTACAAATCATGGAAATGGATATTGATGAGGCAGACGTCTTAGTTCTTTCTCAGGGACTGGAGAAATCTAGCAGATTAACGTTcgaaataaataaatccTTGAAGAAAATAGCCACGACTTCAAACCAATCAAGTCAACTATTTACACCTATACTATCAAGAAATAACATGTTGATTACattacaaagaaatattgaaagtGTATTAAACTCCGTGGCATCAGTGAAGGATTTAGCTAATGAAGCTTCCAAATATGAGATCATATTACTTAAGGGGATTCAAGAAATTGGCTTAAAACAATACATTCAAGTGATTCataaattagatgatatgTTGGAAGATATTAGGACAAGTGGTAATGAAACAAACTCTGAATTCCATGGTATTTTGACACATTTATCTGAACTGATTACGTTAAGTGAGACTGAATTAAGATCGTATTTCGTTTCTATCTTAAATTCTATTAGTCCATTTGATCCCCAAATTtgtataaataaaaaacaacCGTTCCCTTATTACGAAGACGaacaattgaatgaaatggCATCCATTTTAGATTATTTCCACAATAATTCTGATGATTCGAATATTCAAGATGTATTCATCGCAGCAAGAAgtgatttgatttcaaaatcaatgGCGTTCTTGGAACCATTCGCCAAGTATGCTATCAACTCGTCAAATAAGAATGCTCACTATGAGAAAAATAGTAGTGGTATGATTAGTTACACAGAAGCATTGTTAGGATTCATTgctaatgaaaaatcattgGTGAATGATTTATATTCACAATATACGAAATACAAACCCATAGTTATCAACAGTATTATTACTCCGTTGATTAATTCGTACTGTAAAATCTTTAACAGTAATATGAAATCAATACGGAATGATTTAGATAATATGGGACTTTTCAGTTTTGAATTGgtagaaaatattcataacgttattaaatcattgaaaatgaatcatGATTTATACGAAAATGAAACTTTAATGGACTGTGCTAATCAAGTTCATAAAGTGACACAgtcattatttaaagatgcCATTGATAGAATTGCTACTAAAGtgaatcaattgaattctATTCCATCAGATAATGGAGTCACTGAACCAACTGTAGACACTATGTCAAGACTAAGGAAATTTAGTGAATATAAAAATGGTTGTCTTGGAGCTATGGAAAATATGTCAAGAGAGAATTGGTTACCAATGaattataaagaaaaggaatatACATTTAATGGGAATTTGAATTCTAATGATCAATTGGCTTTAATGTCCTGCTTTGTTAGTGATTGTATTGATACTTTGGTGATTTGTCTTGAGaggaaaattcaaaaaatattaatgcCAAATCAAGAACCTGACGTGGCTAATCCGAATAGTCCAagaaataaacaaaaacaaagagTTGGATTTTgtatattaatgaatatgtCTCTGGTGGAacaaattattgaaaaatccgaattaaattcaatgtTAGGAAAGGAAGGGCATATAAGAATGGAAAAGctaaaaaaaagatatataagTTATTTAGTATCAGATTGGAGAGATTTGACAGCTAATTTGATGGATTCTGTTTTCATTGATAGTACAGGTAAAAAATCAAAGGATAAAGAGCAAATTAAAgagaaatttaaaaaatttaatgaaggatttgaagaattggTTTCTAAATCTAAACAATATAGATTATCTGATCCTGCTTTAAAGAAAGTATTAAAATCtgaaataatatcattggTTATGCCAATGTATGAAAGATTTTATAATAGATATAAGGATTCATTTAAAAATCCAAGGAAACATATCAAATACACACCTGATGAATTAATGAACGTATTGACTCAACTAGTACGGTAATAGGAAAAGAGCCCAAAAAATAAGATtggtttatatatatcttatGTAACAGTACTTTAAATTGAGACGATGTTGTCTTCGGGGAaagtatatttattcatttacGTTTATAAATTATGAGATTCATaaattaagaaagaaaagagaaaattaaaataataagaaagaaaaaaggacttttcagtttttgaatatatattggaCTGTTTGTGAATGTATGAttataattaatattattattgctgCTAACTGTGTTGTTTTTCTATCGATGTCTATCATTGTAAAATACCATCATCGTAGCTCCTTCTTAAGGTCTCTccatcaatattatttataatatttttagattcaaattcattagaaGGTCGGTTAATAGAACCAGATTGTTGACTTGATGACCCATTGTCCTCGTGCAAGAcatcaatatcttcttcttcatcatcatcgtcgtcCTCGTCATCACGACCATCGTCATTGTGCTCTTTCGAATCATTTTCTCTCTTATGAGGAGGAAATTCAGGTTTCGGCGTAGTTTCTCGATCATCAGAATGTgaatctttgaaattatcGAATTGGAAGTTATTTCTTAACATAGGAGACAATCCATTATtgtcattttcatcattcaaCTGCAAAGGGTGCCACACATTTGGGTTTCTATCATATAAAGCTGTCATGTCAACGGATGAATCCAAAGGTAATGAAGTATCGCAGATATCTGACATAGAAGTTCTTGATTGATTCATGGTAGCATCGAACACGTTCAATGAATTGTAATTAGTATTGTCGTAATTGCTTCCCACGGAGACGTTTGAATTACTCATTAATGACTCTTGAGTTGATCCCAATAATGGCTGGGTATCTGTTTGACCGAGAGGTTGAATTATACTTGATCTATCGAAGGAAGATCTTGTTGAGGAAGATTGACCTATATCTGAAGAATTGCCACCAACTTgtaaataattttgttcatgatcatcttctttatcCTCATCGAGTATTTGGTTCAAATCACTGAACCCTCTATTATCATTTCTTAACGTAGATGGTAATATATCTTGAATACTGTTTCTTCGTAATGggtattgttgttgttgatttgTTTGTGCTGCAGTGTTTCTAAGGATACCCGAAGGTAAATTTGTACCATGGAAATTAAAATTGGAAGCAATATCCCAGTCTTCATTCTTTGTATTAGAGGATATAGATTCCGTTGGATTTattgctgatgatgatgtcaATTGTTCCTTTATGGACTTACGAGTCTGTAATTTGGAGGAATGGTGTGGATGATACTTATGATTATGAGGAAGACTCACGATTGACTCTTGAGATCTATTCAATGTTATGCGGGGAAGAATTGAAGAGCCGACACTTGGCTCAATAGATTTGATTCCATCTTTTTTTAGAACATCAACATAAGATGGAGGATTTCTTGGTAATAAATCCGTTTTTGAAGATTCCGATGAAGAATGTAATGTTGTAGTTTTAACATGAATGTTAGGTTCGTTGGTGCTATCAGAACTGAAATCAAAAGATGGCGGAGGATCATTAGTGTCATTCGTGCAACCATCAATTctatcaaaattatcatcagCATCGATGTCACTTAACGCTAATGATAATGGCCTTAAATTTGGAGATACAATTGGGGATAAAGGTATAGCTTGAGGAGAAGCCAATTCTCTTTGAATAGAATCAGGGTGATATATgtttgattttaatttaggtgaattgaaaatatccATTGAgattttatcatcatcattattagatgTATCATTTAAAGACTGTTGTGATCTAGTTCTACTATAATTCGGTCTTTTTGCATTTATCGATTGATGTTGAGGATTGTTGTTCGGCACAGCTGTTTGATCTAATGGATGTACTCCAGGTGAAAGGACTGGCGATAAAAGAATTTCCTTCggaaagaaaacatttgaattatgataaatattatcatttgatgattCATTCCCAAgtaaatttgatgaaggATCATCTAAGTTACCAGTATTTGAGAGAATATGAGACTCATAACTTGGTAAAAGAGTATTTGCATGAGAACATAATTTATGTAATACGTGGATTGGCGAATCAATACTAATTTCATAATGTTTCCTCTTGTCTTCGACCATTTTAGATAATCTAAGACAAATTTTAATCCaatgatttgatttgattttctCGTAAGTGGAATCAGGATGTAATTGTTGATGATTACCGAACTTTGTTGGCACATAAACTTGGAATTCAAAgtctttattaattaaatctCCACTGACTGGATCTTCTAAAAGATTACCCATATATTTTGCCTTTGATTTCGATTTATGATTTGGATCTTCCGGTGGAGCAGTTGGTAATCGTGGACCTCTATGTTCTGCTAGAAGGAATTTCTTCGTGGGTTCCATTCTATGAATTTTCTTACCATtacaataatattccattGTTTCTGTCACATAAATTCTAACTCTATGTAAAGTAACTTTATCTAAGGGAGAGAATTTGAAAGTTATTGGCAAGAAGGCATCTAGTATGATATCTTTTGATGCAATGACAATGTcataaaataattgattttcCCAATCTCTTGAGATAGTTATTGGTTCACTTTCCTCCACAGAAGTATCTGATTGAGttcttattatttgaatggGTAATCTTGCAGTGatatttgatttgaaaGCACCATATCTTTCTACACTGACGTACAAGAAATATTCCACAAAGCCGAAATCTGCCTTTATTGTTTCTGGGTATGATTGAGAAATTAATTGTTCGAAGGCATATATGTAATCACCggtttgaaaaatgaaatggtGATGATAATTGGCGTCATTAAGGGTATTATTGCTGTCTGATGTGTTATTGTTGGTATTTGCTGAAGAATCTGTCAAAGATGCCGAGGAGAatgttgaattaaataGGTCTGATATTAAGGAAGAATGTGAATGAGTGGGTCTCTCGTTGGtattatgaatattattatgattatgattattattatgacTACGAGTGGTATTagttgatgaatttatattttcagATGGTATTGTAGCAGCTCTTCTAAATAATGCCATTGGTGATAAGCTTCTCGATACTGATGATGAGCGAGAAGCATTAGAGGTAGCTCtgtttcttgaatttcttaAGGATGGTGAAACAGTGCCATTTGGGGAGacaagattattattattattgttgttattattattatgtgtAGTTGAAGCTGTTAGATTCGAGGATgaattattgtttgaatGATTTAACAATACACTACTTGATCTTTTACTTGAATTGGGTAATTTCCGATAAACGGAAGCACcacttttcttcaatagcATGTTTTCcactttattattacctgATTGAGACAGTTTATCATTTGTACTTGTAACGGGATTTCCCGATGTGGCTGTAACGTTATGATCAGTTTGATAAAAGGGCCAAGTATGATTGATAATGTCATTAATTTCAACAAAATCTTGTCTTTTCGGTGGAATCCCCTCAGGCCATTCT includes:
- the TRL1 gene encoding tRNA ligase (similar to Saccharomyces cerevisiae TRL1 (YJL087C); ancestral locus Anc_1.280) — its product is MELENTRDVTALVDALEKSTELSKTRGRAIKRVCQLSSTDPRQIVSWKFNEWDYGKNNITLPCKARGLFILQDDSSSPYPVIVARGYDKFFNINEMSFTRWDWIEENTMGPYEVTIKANGCIIFISGLEDGSLVVCSKHSVGPRDDTDRNHAEAGEKFLLRQLKERGVSSKELATHLYRENLTAVAEYCDDSFEEHILEYKNDKAGLYLHGLNLNQPTFKTLDMDRVSEFSRKYGFKEIECFIKNDVTSLRKFLEDCATRGSFNGEELEGFVIRSKLGITGETFFFKFKFEEPYLMYRQWREVTKDYITSKSRIFKFRKHKFITNKYLDFVIPLLAKDSKLCEEYLKGFHIIELRNLFLKSYGMTGMEILNHSRLKELELKNSIDYERVDERTKFLIFPISVIGCGKTTVANTLTNLFPNSWGHIQNDDIKGKDKAKLIKNSLELLSHPDMKCVFVDRNNHQIRERKQLFEWVEEFKEDYLSYDTNIKIIGLSFVSYDAFDEIKTLTVDRVLDRGNNHQTIKIDKLGKPKVIGIMSGFWKRFQPVDESKSPDNLFDLVINLNINGKDSSLANSKLILEEIHKTFPVLIPYIPDDKIIEESFQKSLSVKLPVREELHVNNRPDNNLKEKKERLLPVYFSADINVDDMNRVKEEIKKVVELHSNEISGEFKLSIDKLFNENKFQNDFHVTLCHVAQSKRGSAKDQEIWKNYKKHYTKLLKKYANDEEIDKATLKSIKSDDKVSIKFDRLCWDEKIVTIIVKLMISDEDDNDQDCVVDSQGKPVSKLKCANEIPHITIGRLDDEIKAVYSNTLCMKVAEEEGGRDASIQILEFGDNLKPFLANVVIHL
- the SIP4 gene encoding Sip4p (similar to Saccharomyces cerevisiae SIP4 (YJL089W); ancestral locus Anc_1.277) — translated: MSTTSKTKDGSIVPSNSSSSSSSSSSNSNSNSNSNSNSNSNSNSNSNSNSNSNSNSNSNSNSNSNSNSNSNNSVTDTKESSSTTTTATSNSNNNNININTERPKKKRKQIASIDKPRKIQACDRCRLKKIKCDDLKPSCSQCLKADFQCKTTDKLARRGFSRGYTEMLEKEVVRLQKFIQEKGFHDHERQDFQYQSNSPIAIDDSTTLHNESKQDHHDDKDDPDEIEIELEDEDRDEDDRKPYGFPLINDTFYYYNNYRNDPEINDQFMGHCTWNLIIQPTTTTSTIKHINNKSTTATSSFSLDAFLINTMISNLQLDSQYLLPKFIIKLANGNTKTLDRMLNWAILQFNKSHNSLMPFLYPFEMWKKKISKHLNYILNSHGININLIEPQTLLAILLIIQFNWSCIDQEKLFPILKIVAIVSNPNINILQLTLLGTFYYMTITDDFASSLSPFLSPSKSKHIKNAPTELLNLCYSQVLNLAIFINRNNLKVYGDLFLTTDHNNKNKELSIINFITFWIFQFLDSWWRFIQGLPKVNFLIEEFHPRTIESLNIPSLKPFSLLTQLFCGIFDGSNLLHILSKGGRTLLRETLLKFKESLENLNLYHKLIDHEEFMDNDSYIITNKLYLEKSDHIEIHLTLYYLTLLLISNTKLIQKNLEEQEGEHDEEKLSLEILSLYYLLLIDSNSFNIPQNFNILHVLPLNNIEIINLCLKNLNTWAIKTANDDHSTITEVNKRISTGNNLGRDKFKQLQTFLKQWCQIWYFNDREQNNEFMKELEKNFNFKLSHNTKPTKQSSADTTNTDNDRFLSFMNLNNSEYIESINKINNADDSPQNSTSKEPTTAQGINTISNTKLFAMLNSLPNHHHHHHHNNNTNNNNTSNINVVDPYKMSSQTPKLSTSVSNFYHSDLHNGNNNNNNNTGMNLFGTQMNQFQKNINSTVLNNNNNTTTTDNNNESNAMPQQSGINKLFNPAMSFNILQDDETDEGYAEDIESDDNDYKPLEFKFTTKRLSTTSNNNDNPTKDNNNINNNNNRDEIKLDQFQSDHIILSSENYTTTGSPVIKQGKGGGVSIEELLANESNLPLTRTNSLRNYLLDNNFSRIHSQLLILPPPPAPPPAPAPEHEHEHELSSVRQSQTIINDNIQQQQQPSGTNGKVDHVIQRSPAVVNTPRIGIQSFSNLFSLESPKG
- the ARG3 gene encoding ornithine carbamoyltransferase (similar to Saccharomyces cerevisiae ARG3 (YJL088W); ancestral locus Anc_1.279), giving the protein MTTDYNNNNIRHLISIKDLSDEEFKILVDRAQHYKQIFKSNDTTEFQKNHLKLLGRTIALIFTKRSTRTRISTEGAATFFGAQPMFLGKEDIQLGVNESFYDTTKVVSSMVSCIFARVNSHDDIKALCKDSSVPIINSLCDTYHPLQAICDMLTIREHLGDKKDKLKITWIGDANNVINDMALAAMKLGMDVSIATPNGIEMDQFIVDAASEVSKRNGTKLELTHDSKAASKGANVLVTDTFVSMGEEYAKEAKLKQFSGFQINQELADLADDDFRFMHCLPRHHEEVTDDVFYGKHSIVFDEAENRLYAAMAAIDVFVINKGSFNDLK